The following proteins come from a genomic window of Rhodohalobacter sp. 614A:
- a CDS encoding DUF4258 domain-containing protein, producing the protein MKLIEEIRLKIGKNRFEFSKHAVDQSIMRDISVQEVREVVLGESKIIENYPEDKYGPSCLIFGYTTTNRPIHIQCSYPSRDILKIITLYEPDPEKWLNFENRK; encoded by the coding sequence ATGAAGCTAATCGAAGAAATTCGTTTAAAAATCGGAAAGAATCGATTTGAGTTTTCAAAACATGCTGTTGATCAAAGTATCATGCGTGATATATCTGTTCAAGAAGTAAGAGAAGTTGTATTGGGAGAATCAAAGATTATTGAAAACTACCCGGAAGATAAGTATGGACCAAGTTGCCTTATATTTGGGTATACAACTACTAACAGGCCAATTCATATCCAATGTAGTTATCCATCGCGTGATATTCTGAAAATTATTACATTGTATGAACCTGATCCTGAAAAGTGGCTCAACTTTGAAAATCGTAAGTAA
- a CDS encoding sugar MFS transporter, whose product MKRNYFLVVLIMIVFFVISFLTNIIGPLVPEIIEDFNLSLTMVALLPFAFFIAYGVMSIPSGLLIEKYSDKIVIVAAFLVSFIGALFFALFPNYLVAIISLFLIGTGMAMLQVAINPLLREAGGEEHFAFNSVLGQLFFGAASFLSPLAYSYLVLNLGSAETSNFLLTSLEAVVPPELPWVSLYWLFAVLSLIMVVVIAVSPFPKVVERKEDEKVGAWETHKELIKNPMVWLFFLGIFAYVGSEQGVANWISEFLSTYHGYDPQTTGASTVSWFWGMLTAGTFLGLLLLKVMDSRNVLVVFTIGAIISLSAALFGSGEVALLAFPAVGFFAAVMWSVIISLALNSVAEHHGTFSGILVSGIVGGAVVPLIVGSLGDAFGLRTGMFFLYITFGYILSIGFWAKPLVSNKTIEFGKGE is encoded by the coding sequence ATGAAACGAAATTACTTCCTTGTTGTACTGATCATGATCGTCTTTTTTGTCATCTCTTTTTTGACAAACATCATTGGTCCGCTTGTCCCTGAAATCATAGAGGATTTTAACCTGAGTCTCACAATGGTTGCCCTGCTGCCATTTGCCTTCTTTATTGCGTATGGAGTGATGTCCATTCCATCTGGCCTGCTCATTGAAAAATACAGTGACAAGATTGTGATCGTAGCCGCTTTTCTTGTCTCTTTTATCGGGGCTCTCTTTTTTGCATTGTTCCCCAATTATCTTGTTGCCATTATCTCCCTGTTTTTGATCGGGACCGGTATGGCGATGCTCCAGGTTGCGATCAATCCGCTTCTCCGGGAAGCCGGCGGTGAAGAGCATTTTGCATTCAATTCCGTGCTGGGACAGCTTTTTTTTGGTGCAGCATCGTTTTTGAGTCCGCTGGCATATTCGTACCTCGTCCTCAATCTCGGAAGTGCCGAAACCAGCAATTTCCTTTTAACCTCTCTCGAAGCTGTGGTTCCTCCGGAATTGCCCTGGGTTTCGCTCTATTGGTTGTTTGCAGTTCTGTCTCTCATAATGGTAGTAGTAATTGCCGTTTCGCCGTTTCCTAAAGTTGTAGAGCGAAAGGAAGATGAAAAAGTCGGCGCCTGGGAAACACACAAAGAATTGATTAAAAATCCCATGGTTTGGCTCTTTTTCCTGGGAATTTTTGCCTACGTGGGTTCGGAACAGGGAGTAGCCAACTGGATTTCTGAATTCCTCTCTACCTATCATGGGTATGATCCACAAACCACAGGCGCCAGCACGGTTTCCTGGTTTTGGGGAATGCTCACGGCCGGTACATTTTTGGGCCTTTTGCTATTGAAAGTGATGGACAGCCGAAATGTTCTCGTCGTTTTCACCATTGGTGCTATTATCAGCCTCTCCGCTGCACTTTTTGGAAGCGGTGAGGTCGCCCTCCTGGCATTTCCTGCCGTCGGCTTTTTTGCCGCGGTCATGTGGTCGGTTATTATTTCGCTGGCCCTCAATTCCGTTGCCGAACATCATGGTACATTTTCCGGTATATTGGTTTCGGGAATTGTAGGCGGTGCCGTTGTTCCGCTGATTGTGGGTTCTTTGGGTGACGCTTTCGGTCTGCGGACAGGCATGTTCTTTCTCTACATTACTTTTGGATATATTTTGAGTATCGGATTCTGGGCGAAACCGCTGGTGAGCAATAAGACAATTGAGTTTGGGAAAGGAGAATGA
- a CDS encoding GIY-YIG nuclease family protein codes for MFHIYMLYSAVVDRYYVGQTSNLEDRLKRHNQGRSKYTKSGIPWKLVYKEGFETRSEAMKRESLIKNSASREELVRFISSKQNELKTSF; via the coding sequence ATGTTTCACATTTATATGTTATACAGTGCCGTGGTGGATCGCTATTACGTGGGCCAAACCTCAAACCTTGAGGATCGGCTCAAAAGACACAATCAGGGACGAAGTAAATACACCAAATCCGGTATCCCCTGGAAGCTGGTTTACAAAGAGGGATTTGAAACCAGATCGGAAGCCATGAAACGAGAATCCCTGATAAAAAACTCAGCAAGCAGAGAAGAGCTTGTCCGCTTCATTTCTTCAAAACAAAATGAATTGAAGACTTCGTTTTAA
- a CDS encoding thiolase family protein, with protein MSKSTKKKEVVFIDGGRTPFLRAQTAFKRFSAYDLGRLAIAGLISKTKLDGSHIGHIYYGNVIQDINTSNVARESSMAAGLPDSIPATTLSMACISSNVALTTAKNSILQGQIGAAIVGGVEIMSDIPIRFRKKFRQKLLETQKYKSPTDWLRFFKGLNPSDLLPEIPSISEFSTGETMGQSCDKMAAKYGVKREEQDAYALRSHQLAFKATEEGFLKDEILPVSVNNAETVVTQDNGIRPDSDMEKLGKLNPAFIKPHGTVTAGNSSFLTDGASAGLVMDKDFALKNGYEPKAVVRSYTYVAQRPDDELLIGPAFAIPKVLDEMNLTLDDIDVFEFHEAFAGQMLTVLKALDSEEFAKQRLNRKEKTGNIPYDKLNRWGGSLSIGHPFAATGVRLVTTAANRLIHENGRYAMIAACAAGGQGHAMIIERFEE; from the coding sequence ATGAGTAAATCAACCAAGAAAAAAGAGGTCGTATTTATAGATGGCGGACGCACACCTTTTCTGCGCGCACAAACTGCTTTTAAGCGATTTTCTGCGTACGATTTGGGTCGACTGGCAATCGCCGGACTAATCAGCAAAACCAAACTTGATGGCAGCCACATCGGCCACATTTATTACGGGAATGTGATCCAGGATATCAACACAAGCAATGTAGCACGGGAATCTTCTATGGCCGCCGGTTTGCCTGATTCCATTCCGGCAACCACTCTTTCGATGGCGTGTATCTCATCAAACGTAGCACTCACAACAGCTAAAAACTCTATCCTTCAGGGACAAATAGGCGCGGCTATTGTGGGTGGTGTGGAGATCATGAGTGACATTCCGATCCGTTTCAGAAAGAAATTCCGGCAAAAGCTGCTGGAGACTCAAAAGTATAAATCGCCAACGGATTGGCTCAGGTTTTTTAAAGGATTGAATCCTTCGGATTTGTTGCCTGAAATTCCATCTATCTCGGAATTTTCAACCGGAGAAACAATGGGACAAAGCTGCGATAAAATGGCTGCCAAATACGGTGTAAAGCGCGAAGAACAGGATGCCTATGCCTTGCGGTCTCATCAACTGGCCTTTAAAGCAACGGAAGAAGGATTTCTAAAAGATGAGATTTTACCGGTTAGTGTTAATAATGCAGAAACCGTTGTGACTCAGGATAATGGAATACGGCCGGATTCTGACATGGAAAAACTCGGAAAACTGAACCCGGCCTTTATCAAACCCCATGGAACTGTAACCGCCGGCAACTCCTCTTTTTTAACGGATGGAGCTTCGGCGGGCCTTGTGATGGACAAAGACTTTGCTTTAAAAAACGGTTACGAGCCCAAAGCTGTGGTGAGAAGCTATACGTATGTAGCCCAGCGCCCGGACGATGAATTGTTAATTGGGCCTGCTTTTGCAATTCCAAAGGTTTTGGATGAGATGAACCTGACCCTGGATGATATTGATGTTTTTGAATTTCACGAGGCATTTGCCGGACAGATGCTGACGGTTTTGAAAGCTCTGGATAGTGAAGAGTTTGCCAAACAACGGCTCAACCGGAAAGAGAAAACAGGCAATATACCGTATGATAAACTGAACCGATGGGGTGGATCGCTTTCGATTGGCCACCCTTTTGCAGCGACTGGAGTTCGCCTCGTTACAACTGCAGCAAACCGGTTAATTCATGAAAATGGACGATATGCAATGATTGCTGCCTGTGCTGCCGGCGGACAAGGACACGCCATGATTATTGAACGATTTGAGGAGTGA
- the fadJ gene encoding fatty acid oxidation complex subunit alpha FadJ, translating into MNKKKDILQVETVGNVAIITLDTPGEKVNKLNEKLIDEFSDFLDKLESDNSLDGALLISEKENNFIAGADIEMFKTRETAEELSELSWRGHEVLLRIENFPKPIVVGIHGSCMGGGTELALASHYRIVSDHNSTKIGLPEVNLGLLPGMGGTQRLPRLIGIQKALPYLLTGKNMYSYQARRTGFADEVVHQYAIKEAGIQAVRKLKNGKVSHPDKRSVLEKTLESNALGRSIIFDQARKRTQSETKGNYPAPPKIIDSVEYGYKNGFEKGLKNESKLFGELAVTPESRALVQLFFAMNDSKKNPLQKKKRDMKRVGVLGAGLMGSGITEVSIEDGLHVWLKDQKIENAMKGENTIRQNLDKKVSKHILSGFERDEKMSLVHPTETYDAFDDIDLVIEAVFENLDLKKKIVKQVEEVCGEDAIFASNTSSLPISEIATEAKRPENIVGMHYFSPVQKMPLLEIIKTDKTADWVVATAFDIGLRQGKNVIVVNDGPGFYTTRILAPFINEALLLLEEGAKIEDLDNAMKEFGFPVGPVALLDEVGIDVGAHVADTLSNKFEERGAKTSKKSKQLVNDNYLGRKNKRGFYKYEEGSKKKKEVNEEIYTYFGGKSRKSIDRKEIQDRLSLMMINEAVLCLQENILQNPSDGDLGAILGLGFPPFLGGPFRYIDRIGVETFINKMESYRTEFGDRFKPADVLTEMKSKGILFHPED; encoded by the coding sequence ATGAACAAGAAAAAAGACATCTTACAAGTTGAAACGGTCGGGAATGTAGCCATCATTACCCTGGATACACCCGGCGAGAAAGTCAACAAATTGAATGAAAAGCTGATTGACGAATTTTCGGATTTTCTGGATAAACTTGAATCAGATAATTCTCTTGATGGCGCTCTTCTGATCAGTGAAAAGGAGAACAATTTTATAGCCGGTGCCGACATTGAAATGTTCAAGACGAGAGAAACCGCTGAGGAGTTGTCGGAATTAAGCTGGCGTGGTCATGAAGTTCTCCTGCGTATTGAGAATTTCCCAAAACCGATTGTTGTGGGAATTCACGGCTCATGCATGGGAGGCGGAACTGAACTCGCACTTGCCAGCCATTACCGGATCGTTTCTGATCACAACTCCACCAAAATCGGTCTGCCGGAAGTAAATCTTGGCCTGCTACCCGGAATGGGAGGAACCCAGCGTTTGCCGAGACTTATTGGCATTCAGAAAGCATTACCGTACCTGCTAACCGGTAAAAATATGTACAGCTATCAAGCGCGGAGAACCGGCTTTGCGGATGAAGTAGTTCATCAGTACGCAATAAAAGAAGCTGGAATTCAAGCGGTTAGAAAATTGAAGAACGGCAAGGTCAGTCATCCTGATAAACGATCCGTTCTCGAAAAAACCTTAGAAAGCAATGCGCTTGGACGGAGCATTATCTTTGACCAGGCACGAAAACGGACTCAAAGCGAAACAAAAGGCAATTATCCCGCACCGCCAAAAATTATCGACAGTGTTGAGTATGGATATAAAAACGGATTTGAAAAAGGATTAAAAAACGAGTCGAAACTCTTTGGAGAACTGGCCGTTACTCCCGAATCGCGGGCACTGGTTCAGCTTTTCTTTGCGATGAATGATTCAAAGAAAAATCCGTTGCAGAAGAAAAAAAGAGATATGAAGAGAGTTGGAGTCTTAGGCGCCGGATTGATGGGCAGCGGCATCACGGAGGTCAGCATAGAAGACGGATTGCACGTTTGGCTGAAGGATCAGAAAATTGAGAATGCGATGAAAGGCGAGAATACCATTCGCCAAAATCTCGACAAAAAAGTAAGCAAACATATCTTGTCGGGATTTGAAAGGGACGAAAAAATGAGCCTTGTTCATCCCACGGAAACCTACGATGCTTTTGACGATATCGATCTTGTTATCGAAGCTGTGTTTGAAAACCTGGATCTGAAAAAGAAAATCGTTAAGCAAGTGGAAGAAGTATGTGGTGAGGATGCCATTTTCGCATCGAATACTTCATCACTTCCCATTTCTGAAATTGCCACAGAAGCCAAACGGCCGGAGAATATTGTTGGAATGCACTACTTTTCGCCCGTCCAAAAAATGCCGTTGTTGGAAATCATCAAAACGGATAAAACAGCCGACTGGGTGGTTGCCACCGCTTTTGATATTGGCTTGAGACAGGGAAAAAATGTGATTGTCGTCAACGATGGCCCCGGGTTTTATACAACCCGAATTTTGGCTCCCTTTATCAATGAAGCATTGTTATTGCTCGAAGAAGGGGCAAAAATTGAAGACCTGGACAATGCCATGAAAGAATTTGGTTTCCCTGTCGGACCCGTTGCACTTCTGGATGAAGTGGGGATTGATGTTGGTGCTCATGTGGCCGATACACTCAGTAATAAGTTTGAAGAACGTGGTGCCAAAACCAGTAAAAAATCCAAACAGTTGGTGAACGATAATTACCTCGGCCGAAAAAACAAACGGGGTTTTTACAAGTACGAAGAGGGCTCGAAAAAGAAAAAAGAGGTAAATGAGGAAATTTACACATACTTCGGCGGGAAGAGTCGCAAATCAATCGACAGAAAAGAGATTCAGGATCGCCTTTCTTTAATGATGATCAATGAAGCCGTTTTATGCCTTCAGGAAAATATTCTCCAAAACCCTTCAGACGGTGACCTGGGAGCTATCCTCGGACTTGGATTTCCGCCATTCCTGGGAGGACCGTTTCGCTATATCGATAGAATTGGAGTTGAGACTTTTATCAATAAAATGGAATCCTACAGAACTGAGTTTGGAGATCGATTCAAACCGGCCGATGTTTTGACGGAGATGAAATCAAAAGGAATTCTTTTCCATCCTGAAGATTAA
- a CDS encoding SDR family NAD(P)-dependent oxidoreductase, which produces MRLKNQIAVITGGAGAIGRATAKRFLNEGAKGILLVDLDSNKLKNVIKSFESDRIKYFTADVSKSEDVEKYIRKAIREFGKIDILFLNAGIEGVVQPLTEYPEDVYDKVMAVNTKSVWLGMKYAFPHMIKNGGGSIIISSSVAGLQGTPQVMAYVTSKHAVIGSMRVAALEGAPHNIRVNTIHPSPVDNRMMRSLEEGFAPGAAEEAKKGFEKTIPLGRYASNDEIADLVLFLASDESRFITGATYTIDGGLTV; this is translated from the coding sequence ATGAGGCTAAAAAATCAGATAGCAGTAATTACGGGAGGTGCCGGAGCTATTGGCCGGGCAACCGCAAAACGTTTTTTGAACGAAGGAGCAAAAGGAATCCTCTTGGTAGATCTGGATTCAAATAAACTAAAAAATGTCATTAAATCCTTTGAATCTGACCGAATAAAATACTTCACCGCCGATGTTTCAAAAAGTGAAGATGTTGAAAAATACATCAGGAAAGCGATCCGCGAATTCGGTAAAATTGATATCCTTTTCCTGAATGCCGGAATTGAAGGAGTTGTACAACCGCTCACCGAATATCCTGAAGATGTGTATGACAAAGTGATGGCCGTAAATACGAAAAGTGTTTGGCTGGGAATGAAATACGCATTTCCGCACATGATAAAAAATGGTGGCGGCAGCATTATTATCAGTTCATCCGTAGCCGGATTGCAGGGAACTCCACAGGTGATGGCATATGTAACCAGCAAACATGCCGTTATCGGATCCATGCGTGTGGCGGCTCTTGAGGGCGCGCCGCACAATATTCGGGTAAATACCATTCATCCATCGCCGGTGGATAATCGAATGATGAGATCTCTGGAAGAAGGTTTTGCCCCGGGAGCAGCCGAAGAAGCTAAAAAAGGATTTGAAAAAACGATTCCGCTCGGACGGTATGCGTCAAATGATGAAATCGCAGACCTGGTTCTTTTCCTGGCTTCGGACGAGAGCCGATTTATCACCGGCGCTACCTATACGATCGATGGCGGATTAACGGTTTAA
- a CDS encoding rhodanese-like domain-containing protein, whose translation MSHEIDISPEEFKNKLEKDRGVIIDVRTHGEYSEGHLKEADLQHDYLNGEFQQQLASLDRDKTYYLYCRSGNRSGKAARIMKIQGFENVYNVGGYDGLVNYGFETEK comes from the coding sequence ATGAGTCATGAAATTGATATCAGCCCGGAAGAATTCAAAAATAAATTGGAAAAAGACCGGGGCGTGATTATTGATGTTCGCACGCATGGAGAATACAGCGAAGGTCATTTGAAAGAAGCCGACCTCCAGCATGATTATTTGAATGGCGAATTTCAACAACAACTGGCATCACTGGACAGAGATAAGACCTATTATCTTTATTGCCGGTCGGGCAACCGAAGCGGTAAAGCCGCCAGAATAATGAAAATCCAGGGATTTGAAAATGTCTACAATGTGGGCGGTTACGACGGCTTGGTAAACTACGGTTTTGAAACGGAGAAGTAG
- a CDS encoding SulP family inorganic anion transporter: MSTLIKKAGKIFPVLRTFQGYNSQIFKGDLNAGITVGIMLIPQGMAYALLAGMPPVYGLYASIIPLLIYALFGTSRQLAVGPVAMVSLLIIAGVGEITEVGSDRFIQLAVLTALGVGIVQFLMGLFRMGFLVNFLSHPVLSGFTSAAALIIGASQIKNLLGVNLPRTNYVHEIIAGLSQQISEIESITTAIGIGAIAAIIFIRKWKKTFPSALFVVAAGTLVTFGLGLADEGVKIVGEVPKGLPSFDAGFVSFSDMRLLIPIILVISLVSYMESIAVAKAIAKKHGYKVDANQELIGLGMANIGGSFFQSFPTTGGFSRTAVNDQSGANTTLAAVISAGIIALTVLFLTPLFYYLPSAVLAAIIMVAVAGLFDYKEMIHLWKTDRKDFVMLMVTFVATLALGIEEGIGLGVLISLALVIYSSSKPHSAELGRLGESNTFRNIDRYRDAVVTDDVMIYRFDAPIYFANVDHFKEMIDRKIEKHGDRLKLIILDASAINTIDSTGVHMLTELIRELNEHGVSLYIASAIGPVRDKLKKSGVVELMGEHTYFFDVNDALKYHQKEDVKIKKRKFNPLQTNVIGG; the protein is encoded by the coding sequence ATGAGTACACTTATCAAAAAAGCCGGTAAGATATTCCCGGTTTTAAGAACCTTTCAGGGATATAACAGCCAAATTTTTAAAGGCGACCTCAATGCAGGGATTACTGTTGGAATTATGCTGATTCCGCAGGGAATGGCGTACGCGCTTCTGGCAGGAATGCCGCCGGTTTATGGCTTGTATGCATCCATAATACCTCTTCTGATCTACGCCCTTTTCGGTACATCGCGGCAGCTCGCGGTTGGACCGGTGGCAATGGTCTCTCTGCTGATTATAGCCGGCGTTGGCGAAATTACCGAAGTTGGAAGCGATCGGTTTATACAACTGGCAGTTTTAACTGCTTTAGGTGTAGGAATTGTCCAATTTTTGATGGGGCTTTTCAGGATGGGATTCCTGGTTAATTTCCTGTCTCATCCTGTTTTAAGCGGATTTACTTCGGCGGCGGCGCTTATTATCGGGGCCAGCCAAATCAAAAATCTTTTGGGAGTAAACCTGCCGCGGACAAACTATGTTCACGAAATAATTGCAGGTTTGTCTCAGCAGATATCAGAGATAGAGTCCATCACAACTGCAATCGGAATCGGGGCTATTGCTGCAATCATCTTTATCAGAAAGTGGAAAAAAACATTTCCTTCTGCACTCTTTGTCGTGGCTGCCGGAACACTTGTAACATTCGGGCTGGGACTGGCTGATGAAGGCGTTAAAATTGTAGGCGAGGTTCCCAAAGGCCTTCCTTCTTTTGATGCAGGATTTGTGAGTTTCAGTGATATGAGGCTTTTGATCCCGATTATTCTGGTTATTTCTCTTGTCAGTTATATGGAATCCATTGCCGTTGCAAAAGCAATCGCCAAAAAACATGGTTATAAAGTGGACGCCAACCAGGAACTCATTGGGCTGGGCATGGCCAACATTGGCGGATCATTTTTTCAGTCGTTTCCCACAACCGGTGGATTTTCGCGAACTGCGGTGAACGATCAATCCGGTGCCAATACAACACTGGCTGCGGTGATCAGTGCAGGTATTATCGCTCTTACAGTACTGTTTTTAACACCACTTTTTTACTATTTGCCGAGCGCCGTTTTGGCAGCAATTATTATGGTTGCCGTGGCTGGCCTGTTTGATTACAAGGAGATGATCCATCTCTGGAAAACCGACAGAAAAGATTTTGTGATGCTGATGGTTACATTCGTCGCTACACTTGCTTTGGGAATTGAGGAAGGCATCGGTCTTGGTGTGTTGATTTCATTGGCGCTTGTAATTTACAGCAGTTCCAAACCTCACAGCGCGGAGCTTGGACGGCTTGGAGAATCCAATACATTCAGAAACATTGATCGCTACAGAGATGCTGTGGTTACAGATGATGTAATGATTTACAGGTTTGATGCGCCTATATATTTTGCCAATGTTGATCACTTTAAAGAAATGATCGACCGGAAAATTGAAAAACATGGCGATAGACTGAAGCTGATTATTCTGGATGCTTCGGCTATCAATACGATTGATTCGACCGGTGTTCATATGCTCACGGAATTGATCCGGGAATTAAATGAACATGGAGTTTCACTTTATATTGCAAGTGCTATTGGGCCGGTCAGAGATAAGCTTAAAAAAAGCGGAGTGGTTGAATTAATGGGGGAACATACCTACTTCTTTGATGTGAATGATGCTCTCAAATATCATCAAAAAGAAGATGTTAAAATAAAGAAGAGAAAATTTAATCCTCTTCAAACCAACGTGATTGGCGGCTAA
- a CDS encoding MBL fold metallo-hydrolase: protein MYFKQFFDNKLAQYSYLIGCQANGTALIIDPMRDIDQYIDAASDENLTIVAAADTHIHADYISGLREFAERGVKVYASDEGDKDWKYEWLKNSDYDYQLLKDGDTFKIGNITFKAWHTPGHTPEHLSYFITDGAAADEPMGIATGDFVFVGDVGRPDLLESAAGQKNVMEPSARTLYKSVEEFKSVPEYMQIWPGHGAGSACGKALGAIPESTVGYELRYNNSLKSATSEDNFVKFILEGQPEPPLYFARMKRDNKMGPAITGGLPKPKRLTLKELEKVSKQDDAVLLDTRSREDFSLNHIPGSLLSTLNKQFNTVAGSYITEDEDIYLVVEEHQLDEAVRDLYRIGYDRIVGYVTPHDVEMYGEQKIGPLENVQTETFEALEDVDDDSVVLDVRKATEFNEGHVEGAMNIAHTRLLPRMDEVPSDKKIYVHCQAGARSAVASALLMKNGYDVVLIDDDFENYKRHQPA, encoded by the coding sequence ATGTATTTCAAGCAATTCTTTGATAACAAATTAGCACAATATTCATATCTCATCGGGTGTCAGGCCAATGGAACCGCCCTGATTATTGACCCAATGAGAGATATCGATCAATATATCGATGCAGCCTCTGATGAAAACCTGACCATTGTTGCGGCAGCAGATACACACATTCATGCCGATTATATTTCCGGATTGAGAGAATTTGCCGAGCGAGGCGTAAAAGTTTATGCCTCAGATGAAGGCGACAAAGACTGGAAATATGAATGGCTGAAAAACAGTGATTATGATTACCAGCTTCTCAAGGATGGTGATACATTTAAGATTGGAAATATCACGTTCAAAGCATGGCATACACCCGGCCACACCCCGGAACATTTAAGTTATTTTATTACAGACGGAGCCGCCGCTGATGAGCCAATGGGCATTGCCACGGGCGATTTTGTCTTTGTCGGAGATGTCGGACGTCCGGACCTTTTGGAATCCGCAGCAGGACAAAAAAATGTTATGGAACCGTCGGCCCGCACCCTTTACAAATCTGTAGAAGAGTTCAAGTCGGTCCCCGAGTATATGCAAATATGGCCTGGTCATGGAGCGGGCAGTGCATGTGGAAAGGCGCTCGGAGCGATTCCGGAATCAACTGTCGGTTACGAGCTCCGATATAATAATTCCTTAAAATCCGCGACTTCAGAAGACAACTTTGTGAAATTTATTCTGGAAGGTCAGCCGGAACCGCCTCTCTATTTCGCCAGAATGAAGCGAGATAACAAGATGGGCCCGGCAATTACCGGCGGTCTCCCAAAACCAAAACGGCTTACGTTGAAGGAGCTGGAGAAAGTCAGCAAACAAGACGATGCTGTTCTGCTGGATACAAGAAGCCGCGAGGATTTTTCATTGAATCATATCCCGGGTTCTCTTCTTTCTACCCTGAACAAGCAGTTCAATACGGTGGCCGGTTCATATATCACAGAAGATGAAGATATCTACCTGGTGGTTGAAGAGCATCAGTTGGATGAAGCCGTCCGGGACCTCTACAGAATCGGGTACGACAGAATTGTAGGATACGTAACCCCTCATGATGTAGAGATGTACGGCGAGCAAAAAATAGGCCCACTCGAAAACGTCCAAACAGAAACTTTTGAAGCACTTGAAGATGTTGATGACGATTCAGTTGTTCTCGATGTCCGAAAAGCTACCGAGTTTAATGAAGGGCATGTTGAAGGAGCTATGAATATCGCTCATACCCGTTTGCTCCCCAGAATGGATGAAGTTCCGTCGGATAAGAAAATCTATGTTCATTGCCAGGCTGGAGCACGCTCGGCGGTTGCCTCTGCACTGCTCATGAAAAATGGATATGATGTGGTTCTTATTGATGATGATTTCGAAAATTACAAACGCCATCAACCGGCTTAA
- a CDS encoding DUF6691 family protein, with the protein MLSNLRYLLGGVYFGFILVKSEVVSWFRIQEMFRFQDFHMYGIIGSAIIVGIISIQIIKRLNIPDIEGNPISIPPKDTSQWKRYIIGGSMFGLGWALLGACPGPIFALLGTGLTIMLIPIATAILGTWLYGAVRHKLPH; encoded by the coding sequence ATGTTAAGTAATTTAAGATATTTATTAGGTGGTGTATACTTTGGTTTTATCTTGGTGAAATCAGAAGTAGTATCATGGTTCAGAATACAGGAGATGTTCCGGTTCCAGGATTTTCATATGTATGGAATTATCGGATCGGCAATTATTGTAGGGATTATTTCAATACAGATCATAAAAAGATTGAATATCCCGGATATTGAAGGAAACCCGATTTCTATTCCGCCAAAAGATACATCCCAATGGAAGAGATATATCATAGGGGGTTCGATGTTTGGCCTTGGATGGGCACTTTTAGGAGCATGCCCCGGGCCCATATTTGCACTGTTAGGCACAGGTTTAACCATTATGTTAATACCAATAGCCACAGCCATATTGGGAACCTGGCTGTACGGTGCCGTTCGACACAAATTACCGCATTAA
- a CDS encoding YeeE/YedE family protein, with protein MDFLIEPWPWYIAGPLIGLTVPGLLILGGKKFGISSNFRHVCAACFPGDVDFFHYDWKKEGTWNMIFLAGIIFGGFLAGYVWANPEPVAISAQTVADLKALGITSFEGLVPADLFSWANIGTFEGLMVLAVGGFLVGFGTRYGGGCTSGHAITGISDLQIASVIATISFFAGGLIMTHFILPFIIS; from the coding sequence ATGGATTTTTTGATTGAACCCTGGCCTTGGTATATAGCTGGTCCGTTGATCGGGCTGACCGTACCCGGCCTCTTGATTTTGGGTGGAAAGAAATTCGGAATCTCTTCCAATTTCAGGCATGTCTGTGCAGCCTGTTTTCCCGGAGATGTGGATTTCTTCCATTATGATTGGAAAAAAGAAGGAACCTGGAATATGATTTTCCTTGCCGGAATTATATTCGGTGGATTTTTAGCAGGTTATGTGTGGGCAAATCCGGAGCCGGTTGCAATTTCTGCGCAAACCGTAGCCGATTTGAAGGCATTAGGTATTACTTCCTTTGAAGGATTAGTACCCGCCGATCTGTTTAGCTGGGCGAATATTGGAACCTTTGAAGGTTTGATGGTCTTGGCTGTTGGCGGATTTCTTGTGGGTTTTGGAACCCGGTATGGAGGCGGTTGCACATCTGGTCATGCCATTACGGGAATATCTGATTTGCAGATTGCCAGCGTGATTGCAACCATATCATTTTTTGCCGGCGGGCTGATTATGACACACTTCATTTTACCATTCATCATCTCATAA